In Oreochromis aureus strain Israel breed Guangdong linkage group 15, ZZ_aureus, whole genome shotgun sequence, a single genomic region encodes these proteins:
- the dnajc5ga gene encoding dnaJ (Hsp40) homolog, subfamily C, member 5 gamma a isoform X2, translating to MAEPNSSRPQRKMSTSGESVYKVLGLEKGASAEEIKKAYRKLALKYHPDKNPDNPEAAEKFKEINNANSILNDENKRKIYDEYGSMGLYVSEQFGEESVKYYFLMSKWWFKGLVLCCTLFTCCCCCCCCCFCCGKCKPPDDDENYQYVNPEDLEAQIKADQDGGK from the exons ATGGCTGAACCAAACTCCTCCCGCCCCCAAAGGAAGATGTCCACCTCTGGGGAGAGTGTGTACAAGGTGCTAGGTCTGGAGAAAGGAGCGTCTGCAGAGGAAATCAAGAAAGCGTACAG AAAACTAGCACTGAAGTACCACCCGGACAAGAACCCAGACAACCCGGAGGCAGCGGAGAAGTTTAAGGAGATCAACAACGCGAACTCAATTTTAAATGATGAGAACAAGAGGAAGATTTACGACGAATATGGCTCCATGGGCCTTTATGTGTCCGAACAGTTTGGAGAGGAGAGCGTCAAATACTACTTTCTCATGTCCAAATGGTGGTTTAAg GGTCTGGTGCTGTGCTGTACATtattcacttgctgctgctgttgctgctgctgctgcttctgctgcggGAAGTGCAAACCTCCAGATGACGATGAAAACTACCAGTACGTCAACCCCGAAGACCTGGAGGCCCAGATCAAAGCAGATCAGGACGGAG GAAAGTGA
- the dnajc5ga gene encoding dnaJ (Hsp40) homolog, subfamily C, member 5 gamma a isoform X1: MAEPNSSRPQRKMSTSGESVYKVLGLEKGASAEEIKKAYRKLALKYHPDKNPDNPEAAEKFKEINNANSILNDENKRKIYDEYGSMGLYVSEQFGEESVKYYFLMSKWWFKGLVLCCTLFTCCCCCCCCCFCCGKCKPPDDDENYQYVNPEDLEAQIKADQDGGNTVIIGQPTSNLGPETPEGQSMPIPLPMPMPPPEPQSPTSVNPVVEDRPGESVTDLK, encoded by the exons ATGGCTGAACCAAACTCCTCCCGCCCCCAAAGGAAGATGTCCACCTCTGGGGAGAGTGTGTACAAGGTGCTAGGTCTGGAGAAAGGAGCGTCTGCAGAGGAAATCAAGAAAGCGTACAG AAAACTAGCACTGAAGTACCACCCGGACAAGAACCCAGACAACCCGGAGGCAGCGGAGAAGTTTAAGGAGATCAACAACGCGAACTCAATTTTAAATGATGAGAACAAGAGGAAGATTTACGACGAATATGGCTCCATGGGCCTTTATGTGTCCGAACAGTTTGGAGAGGAGAGCGTCAAATACTACTTTCTCATGTCCAAATGGTGGTTTAAg GGTCTGGTGCTGTGCTGTACATtattcacttgctgctgctgttgctgctgctgctgcttctgctgcggGAAGTGCAAACCTCCAGATGACGATGAAAACTACCAGTACGTCAACCCCGAAGACCTGGAGGCCCAGATCAAAGCAGATCAGGACGGAG GTAACACAGTAATCATAGGCCAGCCTACATCCAATCTGGGTCCAGAAACCCCAGAAGGACAGAGCATGCCCATCCCCCTGCCTATGCCAATGCCGCCACCTGAGCCCCAGTCGCCAACTTCAGTCAACCCAGTAGTGGAAGATAGACCTGGGGAGAGCGTAACAGATTTAAAATGA
- the trim54 gene encoding tripartite motif-containing protein 54 encodes MSFALGFKHTTAGSSGPGAGSGATMENLEKQLICPVCLEMFSKPVVILPCQHNLCRKCANDIFQSANPLWHSRGSSSATASGGRFRCPSCRHEVVLDRHGVYGLQRNLLVENIIDIYRQQESSRLVSMKPEQQQQQLMCEEHEDEKINIYCLSCQTPTCSMCKVFGQHRDCDVAPLGTVYMRQKTELSDGIAILVASNDNVQAVISQMEAICRTIEENGQRQREHLSGHFERLVSILEERKQELVGLITKEQDEKLKHVQSLIRQHSDHLEVGVTLVETGIQSMEEPHMPLFIQSAQAILEKMAVMARASKLELPELGYESMSHFVIDIDDLADTLRNINFCCSVAGDEEDFEEVEEELDFGSRF; translated from the exons ATGAGCTTTGCTCTCGGCTTTAAGCACACGACAGCAGGCAGCTCTGGGCCCGGTGCTGGAAGCGGAGCCACCATGGAGAATCTGGAAAAGCAGCTGATCTGTCCCGTCTGCCTGGAGATGTTCTCCAAACCTGTGGTCATCCTGCCCTGTCAGCACAACCTCTGCCGCAAGTGTGCCAATGACATCTTCCAG tcagctaatcctctgtggcATTCCCGTGGTTCCTCCAGTGCGACGGCCAGTGGCGGTCGCTTTCGCTGTCCGTCGTGCCGCCATGAGGTGGTGCTGGACCGGCATGGAGTCTATGGCCTCCAGAGGAACCTGCTGGTGGAGAACATTATCGACATCTACAGACAGCAGGAGTCCTCCAG ACTTGTTAGCATGAaaccagagcagcagcagcagcagctcatgtGTGAAGAACATGAAGACGAGAAGATCAACATCTACTGTTTGTCCTGCCAGACGCCGACCTGCTCCATGTGCAAAGTGTTCGGACAGCACAGAGACTGTGACGTGGCTCCGCTCGGCACCGTCTACATGAGACAGAAG ACGGAGCTGAGTGACGGCATTGCGATCTTGGTGGCCAGTAATGACAACGTCCAGGCAGTCATCTCTCAGATGGAAGCAATCTGCCGCACCATAGAG GAAAACGGCCAGCGGCAGAGAGAACACCTGAGCGGCCACTTTGAACGTTTGGTGTCCATCTTGGAGGAGCGGAAGCAGGAGCTGGTGGGTCTCATCACCAAAGAACAGGATGAAAAGCTCAAACATGTTCAGTCGCTCATCCGTCAGCACAGCGATCACCTGGAGGTGGGCGTCACGCTGGTCGAGACAGGCATACAGTCCATGGAGGAGCCGCACATGCCTCTGTTTATACAG AGCGCCCAAGCCATACTGGAAAA AATGGCGGTGATGGCGAGAGCCTCGAAGTTGGAGCTCCCAGAGCTCGGTTATGAGAGTATGAGCCACTTCGTCATCGATATCGATGACCTCGCTGACACGCTGAGAAACATCAACTTCTGCTGCA gtgtggCAGGTGATGAAGAGGATTTTGAAGAAGTGGAGGAAGAGTTAGACTTTGGCTCCAGATTTTAA